A portion of the Thunnus maccoyii chromosome 20, fThuMac1.1, whole genome shotgun sequence genome contains these proteins:
- the LOC121887332 gene encoding stonustoxin subunit beta-like, which yields LVNHDKYYKWIKNCNHGHVLLSPSDACDLTLDPDTANIELTLSEGNKKATHGARQSYPDLPQRFDYFHQVTCREELTGRCYWEVEWSTGKSEDVAVGVSYKGIFRKEKDDQCRFGGNVMSWCFGHRWWNPSEATLYEEHNKQCCNLPLPSAGCTRLGVFLDWPAGTLSFYNVVSDTLSHLHTFWACLPSLLDWA from the coding sequence CTTGTGAACCACGACAAATACTATAAATGGATTAAGAATTGTAACCATGGTCACGTCTTGCTCTCTCCATCAGATGCCTGTGATCTCACACTGGATCCAGACACAGCAAACATCGAACTCACTCTGTCTGAGGGCAATAAGAAGGCAACGCACGGAGCAAGGCAGTCGTATCCTGATCTCCCACAGAGATTCGATTACTTTCATCAGGTTACGTGCAGGGAGGAGCTCACTGGgcgctgttactgggaggtggagtggagtaCTGGCAAAAGTGAAGATGTGGCTGTGGGTGTTAGCTACAAAGGAATATTtaggaaagaaaaagatgacCAGTGTAGGTTTGGAGGGAACGTCATGTCCTGGTGTTTTGGCCACAGGTGGTGGAACCCATCAGAAGCTACACTCTATGAAGAGCACAATAAGCAGTGCTGCAATCTCCCTCTTCCCTCTGCTGGCTGCACCCGACTTGGAGTGTTTCTGGACTGGCCggctggcactctgtccttctacaaCGTCGTATCTGACACTCTGAGTCACCTCCACACCTTCTGGGCCTGTTT